From a region of the Stenotrophomonas sp. BIO128-Bstrain genome:
- the cyoD gene encoding cytochrome o ubiquinol oxidase subunit IV, protein MAAHDNHAHDHGHGAAGESHGSVKSYLIGFLLAAVLTIIPFWAVMHGDLPRFTTGVIIVVAAVLQILVHLVFFLHLDRSSEQRWNVSAAAFTVVVIGIIVAGSLWVMHNMNVHMMH, encoded by the coding sequence ATGGCCGCACATGACAATCACGCACACGATCATGGCCACGGTGCCGCCGGCGAAAGCCACGGCAGCGTCAAGTCCTACCTGATCGGCTTCCTGCTGGCCGCGGTGCTGACCATCATCCCGTTCTGGGCGGTCATGCATGGCGACCTGCCGCGCTTCACCACCGGCGTCATCATCGTCGTTGCGGCGGTGCTGCAGATCCTGGTGCACCTGGTGTTCTTCCTGCACCTGGACCGCTCCTCGGAACAGCGCTGGAACGTCAGCGCGGCGGCCTTCACCGTCGTGGTGATCGGCATCATCGTCGCCGGTTCGCTGTGGGTCATGCACAACATGAACGTGCACATGATGCACTGA
- the cyoC gene encoding cytochrome o ubiquinol oxidase subunit III: protein MNHGHAAHAAAHGLDDHEHHDTGGNTVFGFWVYLMSDCLIFATLFATYIVLSGGTDGGPGPKDLFELSFVAWETTLLLVSSLTFGLGMIAMHKQKVGQMYAWLALTWLLGFGFMCMEVWEFNHLIHQGYGPDHSAFLSAFFALVGTHGLHVSAGLLWLLIMFIQIKQNGLTQTNKTRMACLSLFWHFLDLIWIGVFSVVYLNGAL from the coding sequence ATGAACCATGGGCACGCCGCGCACGCGGCGGCCCACGGCCTTGACGACCACGAGCACCACGACACCGGCGGCAATACCGTCTTCGGTTTCTGGGTGTACCTGATGAGCGATTGCCTCATCTTCGCCACCCTGTTTGCGACCTACATCGTGCTGTCCGGCGGCACCGACGGTGGCCCCGGCCCGAAGGACCTGTTCGAACTGTCCTTCGTCGCCTGGGAAACCACGCTGCTGCTGGTCTCCTCGCTGACCTTCGGCCTGGGCATGATCGCCATGCACAAGCAGAAGGTGGGCCAGATGTATGCATGGCTGGCCCTGACCTGGCTGCTGGGCTTTGGCTTCATGTGCATGGAAGTGTGGGAGTTCAACCACCTGATCCATCAGGGCTATGGTCCGGACCACAGTGCGTTCCTGTCGGCGTTCTTCGCGCTGGTCGGTACCCACGGTCTGCACGTGAGCGCGGGTCTGCTGTGGCTGCTGATCATGTTCATCCAGATCAAGCAGAACGGCCTGACCCAGACCAACAAGACCCGCATGGCGTGCCTGAGCCTGTTCTGGCACTTCCTGGATCTGATCTGGATCGGCGTGTTCTCCGTCGTCTATCTGAATGGAGCGCTGTAA
- the cyoB gene encoding cytochrome o ubiquinol oxidase subunit I: MLGKLTFADIPHDPIIITTLIGAGIGGLLVLALITKFKLWGYLWKEWFTSVDHKKIGVMYLIVAFVMLLRGFADAIMMRVQQAMAAGGNEGVLPPHHYDQIFTAHGVIMIFFVAMPLITGLMNVVVPLQIGARDVAFPFVNSLSFWLFVAGAGLVMISLGVGEFAQTGWLAFPPLSGKEYSPGVGVDYYIWGLQVAGLGTTLSGINFFITILKMRTPGMKLMQMPVFTWTALVTNVLIIAAFPVLTITLVLLTLDRYLGTHFFTNDGGGNAMLYINLIWIWGHPEVYILVLPAFGVFSEVIATFSRKALFGYKGMVYATACIGVLSFIVWLHHFFTMGSGANVNAFFGITTMIISIPTGVKIFNWLFTMFRGRVQFTTPVLWTIGFMVTFTIGGMTGVMLAIPAIDFVLHNSLFLIAHFHNVIIGGVVFGMFAGITYWWPKMFGFRLNETWGKRAFWCWFIGFYVAFMPLYILGFMGMTRRMQSYPNMEYQPLLIIAMCGAFIIGAGILCQIIQIAVSIRDRKKTADLTGDPWDARTLEWETSSPPSFYNFGSLPRVTELDEFWERKQRGEAWERPAKYTDIHMPRNTGTGVVIGAFSLVFGFAMIWHIWWLAIVGLVGMIGTFIWRTFDKDVDYYVPAAEVERIENEHRRHLVAQGLVKSELKA, from the coding sequence CTGTTGGGTAAACTGACCTTTGCCGACATCCCGCACGACCCGATCATCATCACCACGCTGATCGGCGCGGGGATCGGTGGCCTGCTCGTGCTGGCCCTGATCACCAAGTTCAAGCTGTGGGGCTATCTCTGGAAAGAGTGGTTCACCTCGGTAGACCACAAGAAGATCGGCGTGATGTACCTCATCGTCGCCTTCGTCATGCTGCTGCGCGGCTTCGCCGACGCGATCATGATGCGCGTCCAGCAGGCCATGGCCGCTGGCGGCAACGAGGGCGTCCTGCCTCCCCATCACTACGACCAGATCTTCACCGCCCACGGCGTGATCATGATCTTCTTCGTGGCGATGCCGCTGATCACCGGCCTGATGAACGTTGTCGTGCCGCTGCAGATCGGCGCACGCGACGTGGCCTTCCCGTTCGTCAACTCGCTCAGCTTCTGGCTGTTCGTGGCGGGCGCGGGCCTGGTGATGATCTCGCTGGGTGTCGGTGAGTTCGCGCAGACCGGCTGGCTGGCCTTCCCGCCGTTGTCAGGCAAGGAATACAGTCCAGGGGTAGGTGTCGATTACTACATCTGGGGCCTGCAGGTAGCAGGCCTGGGTACCACGCTGAGCGGCATCAACTTCTTCATTACCATCCTGAAGATGCGTACCCCCGGCATGAAGCTGATGCAGATGCCGGTGTTCACCTGGACCGCGCTGGTCACCAACGTGCTGATCATCGCCGCCTTCCCGGTGCTGACCATCACCCTGGTGCTGCTGACCCTGGACCGTTACCTGGGCACGCACTTCTTCACCAACGATGGTGGCGGCAACGCCATGCTGTACATCAACCTGATCTGGATCTGGGGTCACCCGGAAGTCTATATCCTGGTCCTGCCGGCCTTCGGCGTGTTCTCCGAGGTCATCGCCACGTTCTCGCGCAAGGCGCTGTTCGGCTACAAGGGCATGGTCTACGCCACCGCCTGCATCGGCGTGCTGTCGTTCATCGTGTGGCTGCACCACTTCTTCACCATGGGCTCGGGTGCCAACGTCAATGCCTTCTTCGGCATCACGACGATGATCATCTCGATCCCGACCGGCGTGAAGATCTTCAACTGGCTGTTCACCATGTTCCGCGGTCGCGTGCAGTTCACGACCCCGGTGCTGTGGACGATCGGCTTCATGGTCACCTTCACCATCGGCGGCATGACCGGCGTGATGCTGGCGATCCCGGCCATCGATTTCGTGCTGCACAACAGCCTGTTCCTGATCGCCCACTTCCACAACGTCATCATCGGCGGCGTGGTGTTCGGCATGTTCGCCGGCATCACCTACTGGTGGCCGAAGATGTTCGGCTTCCGCCTCAATGAAACCTGGGGCAAGCGCGCGTTCTGGTGCTGGTTCATCGGCTTCTATGTCGCGTTCATGCCGCTGTACATCCTGGGCTTCATGGGCATGACCCGCCGCATGCAGAGCTACCCGAACATGGAGTACCAGCCGCTGCTGATCATCGCCATGTGCGGTGCCTTCATCATCGGTGCCGGCATCCTGTGCCAGATCATCCAGATCGCCGTGTCGATCCGCGACCGCAAGAAGACCGCCGACCTGACCGGCGACCCGTGGGACGCGCGTACGCTGGAGTGGGAAACCTCTTCGCCGCCGTCGTTCTACAACTTCGGCTCGCTGCCGCGCGTCACCGAACTGGACGAGTTCTGGGAGCGCAAGCAGCGTGGTGAGGCGTGGGAACGCCCGGCCAAGTACACCGACATCCACATGCCGCGCAACACCGGCACCGGTGTGGTGATCGGCGCCTTCAGCCTGGTGTTCGGCTTTGCGATGATCTGGCACATCTGGTGGCTGGCCATCGTGGGTCTGGTCGGCATGATCGGCACCTTCATCTGGCGCACCTTCGACAAGGACGTGGATTACTACGTGCCGGCCGCGGAAGTGGAGCGGATCGAAAATGAGCACCGTCGCCACCTCGTGGCGCAGGGCCTGGTGAAATCGGAGCTGAAGGCATGA
- the cyoA gene encoding ubiquinol oxidase subunit II, whose amino-acid sequence MIPLKPLGRFLRPGLLFALSVFLTGCNSAILNPKGQIGHDEKTLLITATVLMLLVVVPVIIMTLTFAWKYRATNTKARYEPKWSHSTAIEVVVWSIPCMIVLVLAVLTWRSSHALDPYRPLDSDKKPVVIEAISLDWKWLFIYPEENIATVNEITFPVDTPLNFKITSDSVMNAFFIPHLGSMIYSMTAMETKLHLIANETGEFPGMSSHYSGAGFSKMHFSAHSVTEAEYQQWLTKVRAQSATLDKTAFAALVAEKNHDWHPVTYYGTTEAGLFDWVIAKHMGDNQHYGMKHDHKAMKHDGAEGESHEGHDMQAMSGAHDEAKLPVHADQPAAADAAHTADEHAAAGHAGHDGSGE is encoded by the coding sequence ATGATTCCGTTGAAACCCCTTGGACGCTTCCTGCGTCCGGGCCTGCTGTTTGCGTTGTCCGTGTTCCTGACGGGCTGCAACTCGGCCATCCTCAACCCCAAGGGCCAGATCGGCCACGACGAGAAGACCCTGCTCATCACGGCGACCGTGCTGATGCTGCTGGTTGTCGTGCCGGTCATCATCATGACCCTCACCTTCGCGTGGAAGTACCGTGCGACCAATACCAAGGCCCGTTATGAGCCGAAGTGGTCGCACTCCACGGCCATCGAAGTGGTGGTCTGGTCGATCCCGTGCATGATCGTGCTGGTGCTGGCCGTGCTGACCTGGCGTTCCTCGCACGCGCTGGATCCGTACCGTCCGCTGGACTCGGACAAGAAGCCGGTGGTGATCGAAGCCATCTCGCTGGACTGGAAGTGGCTCTTCATCTATCCCGAAGAGAACATCGCCACCGTCAACGAGATCACCTTCCCGGTCGATACCCCGCTGAACTTCAAGATCACGTCCGATTCGGTGATGAATGCGTTCTTCATCCCGCACCTGGGCAGCATGATCTACTCGATGACGGCCATGGAGACCAAGCTCCACCTGATCGCAAACGAGACCGGTGAGTTCCCGGGCATGTCCTCGCACTACAGCGGCGCGGGCTTCAGCAAGATGCATTTCTCCGCGCACTCGGTGACCGAGGCGGAGTACCAGCAGTGGCTGACCAAGGTGCGTGCCCAAAGCGCGACCCTGGACAAGACCGCCTTCGCTGCGCTGGTTGCCGAGAAGAACCACGACTGGCACCCGGTGACCTATTACGGCACCACCGAGGCCGGCCTGTTCGACTGGGTCATCGCCAAGCACATGGGCGACAACCAGCACTACGGCATGAAGCACGACCACAAGGCCATGAAGCATGACGGCGCCGAAGGCGAAAGCCATGAAGGCCACGACATGCAGGCCATGAGCGGAGCCCACGACGAAGCGAAGCTGCCGGTCCATGCCGACCAGCCCGCTGCCGCGGACGCCGCACACACTGCAGACGAGCACGCCGCAGCCGGTCACGCCGGTCACGACGGCTCGGGAGAATGA
- a CDS encoding 2-hydroxyacid dehydrogenase has product MKIAVFSARPYDQQFLDEAKQRRGAGTSFEFLYFDAALEVHTAALAQDCEAVCVFVNDRLDAPVLQALHAQGVRAILLRCAGFNNVDLAAAEQLGLFVARVPAYSPEAVAEHALAMVMTLNRQTHRAYNRVREGNFMLDGLLGRTLHGKTVGIVGTGQIGLATARIFKGMGCTVLGHDPYPSPGFTAVGASVALEDLLARSDIVSLHCPLTPDTHHLIDDASLAAMKPGAMLVNTSRGGLVDTHAVIRALKSRRLGHLAIDVYEQESGLFFQDRSGEIIDDDAFQRLMTFPNVLVTGHQGFFTVEALQEISDITLRNLADFASGAACANRVRAV; this is encoded by the coding sequence ATGAAGATCGCAGTATTCAGCGCCCGCCCGTACGACCAGCAGTTTCTCGATGAGGCCAAGCAACGCCGCGGGGCAGGGACGTCCTTCGAGTTCCTGTATTTCGATGCCGCGCTGGAGGTACATACCGCGGCACTGGCGCAGGACTGCGAGGCGGTCTGTGTGTTCGTGAACGACCGGTTGGACGCCCCGGTACTGCAGGCGCTGCATGCACAGGGGGTGCGCGCGATCCTGCTGCGCTGTGCGGGCTTCAACAATGTCGACCTGGCCGCGGCGGAGCAGTTGGGCCTGTTCGTGGCACGCGTGCCGGCTTACTCCCCCGAAGCCGTGGCAGAGCATGCCCTGGCCATGGTGATGACGCTCAACCGGCAGACCCACCGCGCCTACAACCGGGTGCGCGAGGGCAACTTCATGCTCGATGGGTTGCTCGGCCGCACCCTGCACGGCAAGACCGTGGGCATCGTCGGCACCGGTCAGATCGGCCTGGCCACCGCCCGCATCTTCAAGGGCATGGGCTGTACCGTGCTGGGCCACGATCCGTATCCATCGCCCGGATTCACCGCCGTTGGCGCATCGGTCGCGCTGGAGGACCTGCTGGCCCGATCAGACATCGTCTCGCTGCACTGCCCGCTGACGCCGGACACCCATCACCTGATCGACGACGCCTCACTGGCCGCAATGAAGCCCGGGGCGATGCTGGTCAATACCTCGCGCGGCGGGCTGGTGGATACCCATGCGGTGATCCGCGCGCTGAAATCGCGCCGCCTCGGCCACCTGGCCATCGATGTCTACGAGCAGGAGAGTGGGCTGTTCTTCCAGGACCGGTCCGGCGAGATCATCGACGATGACGCGTTCCAGCGCCTGATGACCTTCCCCAACGTGCTCGTGACGGGGCACCAGGGCTTCTTCACGGTCGAGGCGCTGCAGGAGATTTCCGACATCACGCTGCGCAACCTGGCGGACTTCGCCAGTGGGGCGGCGTGCGCGAATCGGGTGCGGGCGGTCTGA
- a CDS encoding alpha/beta hydrolase produces the protein MCVESFERFNGRRSGEGKAVAILSHGFGTDQTAWNALRPWFEARYDVISFDLAGCGPQGAQTYDFERHGSLFGYADDLLDILDELDVHNCTYVGHSMSGMIGAAAAVARPELFERLVIIGASPRYLDDDGYTGGFKPQDLEQLFESMRANYQAWIAGFAPMVVGVEDSAVVADFSNTLFQMRPDIALNTSRTIFTSDLRSLAARVSTPVHLIQTAHDVAVPVAVGQWLANAIDGATLDVIDASGHIPHMTAPDDVMRILEQRLAGPTR, from the coding sequence ATGTGCGTGGAAAGTTTCGAGCGGTTCAACGGGCGCCGTAGTGGTGAGGGCAAGGCGGTCGCGATCCTGTCACACGGCTTTGGTACCGATCAGACCGCATGGAATGCATTGCGCCCGTGGTTTGAAGCGCGCTATGACGTGATCTCCTTCGATCTTGCCGGCTGTGGCCCGCAAGGTGCGCAGACTTACGATTTCGAACGCCATGGTTCGCTGTTCGGCTACGCCGACGATCTGCTCGACATCCTGGATGAGCTCGACGTGCACAACTGCACCTACGTCGGCCATTCGATGAGCGGCATGATCGGCGCGGCCGCTGCGGTGGCACGGCCGGAGCTGTTCGAGCGGCTGGTCATCATCGGTGCGTCGCCGCGTTATCTCGACGATGACGGCTACACCGGCGGTTTCAAACCGCAGGACCTGGAGCAACTGTTCGAGAGCATGCGCGCCAACTACCAGGCCTGGATCGCCGGCTTCGCCCCGATGGTCGTCGGCGTGGAAGACAGCGCGGTCGTTGCCGATTTCTCCAACACCCTGTTCCAGATGCGCCCGGACATCGCGCTCAATACCTCGCGCACGATCTTCACCTCAGATCTGCGCAGCCTGGCTGCGCGGGTTTCCACGCCGGTCCACCTGATCCAGACCGCGCACGACGTGGCGGTACCGGTCGCCGTCGGCCAGTGGCTGGCCAACGCGATCGATGGCGCCACCCTGGATGTGATCGATGCTTCCGGTCACATCCCGCACATGACGGCACCCGATGACGTCATGCGCATTCTCGAACAGCGTTTGGCAGGCCCCACGCGGTGA
- a CDS encoding sensor domain-containing diguanylate cyclase, which produces MTTSDSEALAALCQFARLASHADLVMAVEVDAGGRATWAVSAPALPSSSFNLARSGILEARWSGEAMDAADFRLPTAIIHALEGRPARLLYVPAPSHGAPLSGLLLLWRSVPAPATLTAQVPLLATSVARLLSARREAARGTIVRNQFLDLFESVPAGIVLIDGDGVGAAVNEHAAELLGCTAGNHRAADLAGPMRALRQRCDNHAELELAYSAQMNNDQFAAKQNWTLGERTFEVDTHPVRGNGAHGRIWLFTDVTADLLMAAELRRLASSDPLTGVPNRRHFEECSAQIIAAREANGRAVAVLMVDVDHFKKINDTYGHPVGDEVLKVVAKRCRDALRERDLFARFGGEEFIALLAASPVDEIPAAAERLRSAVAAEPILVGSERVAVSVSVGGAIGEALPGRDQRLLEALIARADEALYDAKTSGRNRVRMAVLEPDLIDP; this is translated from the coding sequence GTGACGACCTCCGACAGTGAAGCGCTTGCCGCGCTGTGCCAGTTCGCCCGTCTCGCCTCCCACGCCGACCTGGTGATGGCAGTGGAGGTGGACGCCGGCGGGAGGGCGACCTGGGCTGTCTCGGCCCCGGCACTGCCCTCGTCGAGCTTCAACCTGGCGCGCAGCGGCATCCTCGAGGCGCGCTGGAGCGGCGAGGCCATGGACGCAGCGGACTTCCGGCTGCCGACGGCGATCATCCATGCCCTGGAAGGCCGTCCCGCCCGCCTGCTGTACGTTCCGGCCCCCTCCCACGGCGCGCCGCTGAGTGGCCTGCTGCTGCTCTGGCGGAGCGTCCCTGCCCCTGCAACCTTGACGGCACAGGTGCCACTGCTGGCCACGAGCGTGGCCCGACTGCTGTCCGCACGGCGCGAAGCCGCGCGCGGCACGATCGTCCGCAATCAGTTCCTGGACCTGTTTGAAAGCGTGCCGGCGGGCATCGTGCTGATCGACGGGGATGGCGTCGGCGCGGCGGTCAACGAGCACGCCGCGGAGCTGCTGGGCTGCACGGCTGGCAATCACCGGGCGGCGGATCTGGCCGGCCCGATGCGCGCCCTGCGCCAACGCTGCGACAACCACGCCGAGCTGGAACTGGCCTACAGCGCTCAGATGAACAACGATCAGTTCGCCGCCAAGCAGAACTGGACCCTGGGCGAACGCACCTTCGAAGTGGACACCCATCCGGTACGCGGCAACGGCGCACACGGGCGCATCTGGCTGTTCACCGATGTCACCGCGGACCTGCTGATGGCCGCCGAGCTGCGCCGCCTGGCGTCCTCGGACCCGTTGACCGGCGTCCCCAACCGCCGTCATTTCGAAGAATGCTCGGCCCAGATCATCGCCGCCCGCGAAGCCAACGGCCGTGCGGTGGCGGTGCTGATGGTGGACGTGGACCACTTCAAGAAGATCAACGATACCTACGGCCATCCGGTCGGCGATGAAGTCCTCAAAGTAGTCGCCAAGCGCTGCCGCGACGCCCTGCGGGAGCGCGATCTGTTCGCCCGCTTCGGCGGCGAAGAGTTCATCGCCCTGCTGGCGGCGTCGCCCGTCGATGAGATTCCCGCCGCCGCCGAGCGACTGCGCAGTGCGGTGGCCGCTGAGCCGATCCTCGTGGGCAGCGAGCGCGTTGCCGTCTCCGTCAGCGTCGGGGGCGCGATCGGCGAGGCGTTGCCAGGTCGCGACCAGCGGCTGCTGGAGGCGCTGATCGCCCGGGCGGATGAGGCGCTGTATGACGCCAAGACCAGCGGGCGCAACCGGGTCCGGATGGCGGTCCTGGAGCCTGACCTGATCGACCCCTGA
- a CDS encoding TetR/AcrR family transcriptional regulator C-terminal domain-containing protein → MRQPIAREDIVKAAFRILDEAGLEGITLRKVACSLGIRAPSLYWHFKSKQALIDAMADAMICDVARVIPDGQPWRQTLLQIGREFRLAFKARRDGARVYAGTFLATENVLRVGEASIAALMGAGAPARFAATAAMDLVYYTMGFVIEEQSWPGDGSMEALGEAFMALAEARFPHCWQARDAWSEVDFDARFEQGLGLMLDGIERRLSRES, encoded by the coding sequence GTGCGCCAACCCATCGCGCGGGAAGACATCGTCAAGGCGGCCTTCCGGATCCTCGACGAGGCCGGCCTGGAGGGCATTACCCTGCGCAAAGTGGCCTGCTCGCTGGGCATCCGGGCGCCGTCGTTGTACTGGCACTTCAAGAGCAAACAGGCGCTGATCGACGCCATGGCCGACGCCATGATCTGCGACGTGGCTCGCGTGATTCCCGACGGACAGCCATGGCGGCAGACGCTGCTGCAGATCGGGCGTGAGTTCCGCCTGGCGTTTAAAGCGCGCCGCGATGGTGCGCGGGTGTATGCGGGCACCTTCCTGGCCACCGAGAACGTGCTGCGGGTAGGTGAGGCCAGCATCGCCGCGCTGATGGGCGCCGGCGCGCCGGCACGCTTTGCCGCGACCGCGGCGATGGACCTGGTGTACTACACGATGGGCTTCGTGATCGAGGAGCAGTCCTGGCCCGGCGACGGCAGCATGGAAGCGCTGGGTGAGGCCTTCATGGCGCTGGCCGAGGCGCGCTTCCCCCATTGCTGGCAGGCCCGTGATGCATGGAGCGAGGTCGATTTCGACGCCCGCTTCGAGCAGGGGCTGGGCCTGATGCTCGATGGCATCGAACGACGCCTGTCGCGCGAATCCTGA
- a CDS encoding efflux RND transporter periplasmic adaptor subunit — protein MRAPYLRSFSLILAVALLSACGGKDDKAAADATAASSALPVSLAPAQQQTMARTVLVSGPVTAYEEMQLGVEISGQRVTALLVDVGQWVKRGQVLLQVDHRTLDSELAQADASLRQAQASQELARMNYERSAKLAAQQLISESSLDELRASRINAEAQTSTARAARDAAKLRRDFADLRAPADGLISKRLVQPGQVVSAGTELLRLIRDGRLEWRAELPENQLADVAVGNTVELPYAGQVVSGRIRAVTPGVDGQTRTGTIYADLPAPGPLKQGIYVDGRIVTGDGPVLTIPTAAIVQRDGHNYVFTVNDKQQATRHRVSTGQAVQGRTAILEGLKAGDQVVVDGAGFLGEGDRVRVVAATKAAAR, from the coding sequence ATGCGTGCACCCTACCTCCGCAGTTTTTCCCTGATCCTGGCTGTCGCGCTGCTGTCCGCCTGCGGCGGCAAGGACGACAAGGCCGCGGCCGACGCCACGGCCGCCAGCTCCGCGCTGCCGGTCTCGCTGGCGCCCGCGCAGCAGCAGACCATGGCCCGCACGGTGCTGGTCTCCGGGCCGGTGACCGCCTATGAAGAAATGCAGTTGGGCGTGGAGATCAGTGGCCAGCGCGTGACCGCGTTGCTGGTGGACGTGGGGCAATGGGTCAAGCGGGGCCAGGTGCTGCTGCAGGTGGACCACCGCACCCTGGACAGCGAGCTGGCGCAGGCCGACGCCTCGTTGCGACAGGCGCAGGCCTCGCAGGAACTGGCCCGCATGAACTACGAGCGCAGCGCCAAGCTGGCCGCCCAGCAGCTGATCAGCGAAAGCAGCCTGGATGAGCTGCGCGCCTCACGCATCAATGCCGAAGCGCAGACCTCCACCGCACGTGCCGCGCGCGACGCGGCCAAGCTGCGCCGCGATTTCGCCGACCTGCGCGCACCCGCCGACGGCCTGATTTCCAAGCGCCTGGTGCAGCCGGGCCAGGTGGTCTCCGCCGGTACCGAGCTGCTGCGCCTGATCCGCGATGGCCGCCTGGAGTGGCGTGCGGAGCTGCCGGAAAACCAGCTGGCCGATGTCGCCGTCGGCAACACGGTTGAGCTGCCGTATGCGGGCCAGGTGGTCAGTGGCCGCATCCGCGCGGTCACCCCGGGTGTCGATGGACAGACCCGCACCGGCACGATCTATGCCGACCTGCCAGCCCCCGGCCCACTCAAGCAGGGCATCTACGTGGATGGCCGCATCGTCACCGGCGACGGCCCGGTGCTGACCATCCCGACCGCGGCGATCGTGCAGCGCGACGGCCACAACTATGTGTTCACCGTGAACGACAAGCAGCAGGCCACCCGCCACCGCGTCAGCACCGGCCAGGCCGTGCAGGGCCGCACTGCGATCCTTGAAGGCCTGAAGGCCGGTGACCAGGTCGTGGTGGATGGCGCCGGCTTCCTCGGTGAGGGCGACCGCGTGCGTGTGGTCGCTGCGACCAAGGCCGCCGCACGATGA